From the Anguilla anguilla isolate fAngAng1 chromosome 8, fAngAng1.pri, whole genome shotgun sequence genome, one window contains:
- the LOC118233178 gene encoding solute carrier family 12 member 7-like isoform X6, whose translation MEPGEALPPPGDGLPKEDSPFINNTDGDKGNLYDGKNMALFEEEMDSNPMVSSLLNKLANYTNLTQGVIEHEEAENLEGAKKKTVQLQSWPTYTISVQLHPLWLSPQMGTFIGVYLPCMQNILGVILFLRLTWIVGTAGILESFAIVFMTCACTMLTAISMSAIATNGVVPAGGSYYMISRSLGPEFGGAVGLCFYLGTTFAGSMYILGTIEIFLTYIVPNGAIFTAERKEDEQAAMLNNMRVYGTCCLALMALVVFVGVKYVNKLALVFLACVVLSIMAIYAGVIKTAFDPPDFPICLLGNRSLKNLEFDKCVKSETVGNATVPTALWGLFCDGMSANASCDEYFRDNNVTEIQGIPGLLSGVITENLWPSYAPGGMLVEKPGQPSTPPKDTSQDINRPYIFNDMATFFTLLVGIYFPSVTGIMAGSNRSGDLKDAQRSIPTGTILAIATTSFIYISCVVLFGACIEGVLLRDKFGDSVKRNLVIGILSWPSPWVIVIGSFFSCCGAGLQSLTGAPRLLQAIARDGIIPFLQVFGHGKSNGEPTWALLLTAGICEIGILIASLDEVAPILSMFFLMCYLFVNLACAVQTLLRTPNWRPRFKFYHWTLSFLGMSLCLSLMFICSWYYALIAMLIAGCIYKYIEYRGAEKEWGDGIRGLSLNAARYALIRLEESPPHTKNWRPQLMVLLNLDSDLGVKHPRLLSFTTQLKAGKGLTIVGSVLEGTYMTKASEAKCSEQNVKAAMSAEKTKGFCHVVASSNLRDGFSLLIQSAGLGGMKHNAVLMAWPCSWRQAESSLSWKNFIETVRETTSAHQALLVSKNIDSFPSNQERLGGTIDVWWIVHDGGLLMLLPFLLRQHKVWRKCQMRIFTVAQMDDNSIQMKKDLQMFLYHLRLDAQVEVVEMHDSDISAFTYEKTLVMEQRSQMLKQMQLSRTEREREIQSITDESRSSIKRKKQAGKSASSNQLQVPQPDSCPPEAEAQLIHDRNTASHAALNEKAQGGPDRVHMTWTKEKLYSERNRNREQNMGVRDLFNMKPEWENLNQSNVRRMHTAVKLNEAVVSKSQDAQLVLLNMPGPPRNKDGDENYMEFLEVLMEGLNRVLLVRGGGREVITIYS comes from the exons GAGATGGCCTCCCGAAGGAGGACAGCCCGTTCATCAACAACACCGACGGCGATAAAGGGAATCTGTACGACGGGAAAAACATGGCTCTCTTCGAg GAGGAGATGGACAGCAATCCCATGGTCTCCTCGCTGCTCAACAAGCTGGCCAACTACACCAACCTCACGCAGGGGGTCATCGAGCACGAGGAGGCCGAGAACCTGGAGGGGGCCAAGAAGAAGACCGTCCAG TTGCAAAGTTGGCCTACATACACCATTTCAGTCCAGCTCCATCCTTTGTGGCTT AGTCCGCAGATGGGCACCTTCATCGGGGTCTACCTCCCCTGCATGCAGAACATCCTGGGGGTCATCCTCTTCCTGCGTCTCACCTGGATCGTGGGCACCGCGGGCATCCTGGAGTCCTTCGCCATCGTCTTCATGACCTGTGCCTGC ACGATGCTGACGGCCATATCGATGAGCGCCATCGCCACAAACGGCGTGGTTCCAG CCGGCGGGTCGTACTACATGATCTCGCGGTCCCTGGGCCCGGAGTTCGGCGGGGCCGTGGGGCTCTGCTTCTACCTGGGGACCACCTTCGCCGGGTCCATGTACATCCTCGGCACCATCGAGATCTTCCTG ACCTACATCGTGCCGAACGGCGCCATCTTCACGGCGGAGAGGAAGGAGGACGAGCAGGCGGCCATGCTGAACAACATGCGGGTGTACGGCACCTGCTGCCTGGCCCTCATGGCGCTGGTGGTCTTCGTGGGCGTCAAGTACGTCAACAAGCTGGCGCTGGTCTTCCTGGCGTGCGTGGTGCTGTCCATCATGGCCATCTACGCCGGCGTCATCAAGACCGCCTTCGACCCGCCCGACTTCCC gatCTGCCTGCTGGGCAACCGGTCCCTGAAGAACCTGGAGTTCGACAAGTGCGTGAAGTCGGAGACGGTGGGCAACGCGACGGTCCCCACCGCGCTCTGGGGCCTCTTCTGCGACGGCATGTCCGCCAACGCGTCCTGCGACGAGTACTTCCGGGACAACAACGTGACGGAGATCCAGGGCATCCCGGGCCTGCTCAGCGGGGTCATCACAG AAAACTTGTGGCCCAGCTACGCCCCCGGTGGGATGCTGGTGGAGAAGCCGGGGCAGCCGTCCACCCCCCCCAAGGACACGTCCCAGGACATCAACAGACCCTACATCTTCAACGACATGGCCACCTTCTTCACCCTGCTGGTGGGCATATACTTCCCCTCGGTGACAG GAATCATGGCCGGGTCCAACAGGTCTGGAGACCTGAAGGATGCTCAGCGCTCGATTCCCACGGGAACCATCctcgccatagcaaccacatccTTCATCT ATATCTCCTGTGTGGTGCTGTTCGGTGCGTGCATCGAAGGCGTGCTTCTGAGAGACAA GTTCGGGGACTCGGTGAAGAGGAACCTGGTGATCGGCATCCTGTCCTGGCCCTCCCCCTGGGTCATCGTCATCGGCTCCTTCTTCTCCTGCtgcggggcggggctgcagaGCCTCACCGGCGCCCCCCGGCTGCTGCAGGCCATCGCGCGCGACGGCATCATTCCGTTCCTGCAG gtgtttggtCACGGTAAATCTAACGGGGAGCCCACCTGGGCACTGCTGCTGACCGCGGGCATCTGTGAGATCGGCATCCTGATTGCCTCCCTGGACGAGGTGGCGCCCATTCTCTCAAT GTTCTTCCTGATGTGCTACCTGTTTGTGAACCTGGCCTGTGCGGTGCAGACCCTGCTGCGCACCCCAAACTGGAGGCCCCGGTTCAAGTTCTACCACTG GACTCTGTCCTTCCTGGGAATGagcctctgcctctccctgatGTTCATCTGCTCCTGGTACTACGCTCTGATTGCCATGCTGATCGCCGGGTGCATCTACAAGTACATCGAGTACAGAGG AGCGGAGAAGGAGTGGGGCGACGGGATTCGGGGCCTGTCCCTCAACGCCGCCCGCTACGCCCTGATCCGGCTGGAGGAGTCCCCGCCCCACACCAAGAACTGGAG GCCGCAGCTCATGGTGCTGCTGAACCTGGACTCGGACCTCGGGGTGAAGCACCCGCGGCTGCTGTCCTTCACCACGCAGCTGAAGGCGGGGAAGGGCCTGACCATCGTGGGCTCCGTGCTGGAAGGCACCTACATGACCAAGGCCTCCGAGGCCAAGTGCTCCGAGCAG AACGTGAAGGCAGCCATGTCCGCGGAGAAGACCAAGGGCTTCTGCCACGTGGTGGCGTCGTCCAACCTGCGCGACGGCTTCTCGCTGCTCATCCAGTCGGCGGGGCTGGGCGGCATGAAGCACAACGCCGTGCTGATGGCCTGGCCCTGCAGCTGGAGGCAGGCCGAGAGCTCCCTCTCCTGGAAGAACTTCATCG AGACGGTGAGGGAGACCACGTCGGCCCACCAGGCCCTGCTGGTGTCGAAGAACATCGACTCGTTCCCGTCCAATCAGGAGAGGCTGGGGGGCACCATCGACGTGTGGTGGATTGTGCATGACGGGGgtctgctgatgctgctgcccTTCCTGCTCCGGCAGCACAAG GTGTGGCGGAAGTGTCAGATGCGCATCTTCACCGTGGCTCAGATGGATGACAACAGCATCCAGATGAAGAAGGACCTGCAGATGTTCCTGTACCACCTGCGGCTGGACGcccaggtggaggtggtggagatG cacgaCAGTGACATCAGCGCCTTCACGTACGAGAAGACCCTGGTGATGGAGCAGCGCTCGCAGATGCTGAAGCAgatgcagctctccaggacggagcgggagagagag ATTCAGAGCATCACTGATGAGTCCCGCAGCTCCATCAAGAGGAAGAAACAGGCGGGAAAGAGCGCCTCCAGTAACCAGCTGCAGGTCCCGCAGCCGGACAGCTGCCCCCCCGAGGCCGAG gcccagcTGATCCACGACAGGAACACGGCGTCCCACGCCGCCCTCAACGAAAAGGCCCAGGGCGGGCCCGACCGCGTGCACATGACCTGGACCAAGGAGAAGCTCTACAGCGAGAGGAACCGCAACCGCGAGCAGAACATGGGCGTGCGCGACCTCTTCAACATGAAAcc